The following is a genomic window from Rhodohalobacter sp. 614A.
GTGAACTGACAATTACTAGAAGACTTTATCGATCCGGAGACAGCGAGTACCTGATCAACAACACTCCCTGCCGGCTCAAAGATATCATGGAGCTGTTTATGGATACGGGCATGAGTTCTGATGCCTATTCCGTGATTGAATTGAAAATGGTTGAAGAGATTCTGAATGATCGTAACAATGATCGCCGACGACTTTTTGAAGAAGCGGCTGGAGTAACCCGCTACAAGGAGAAGCGGAAACAGACGCTTCGTAAGCTGGATGAAACCATGAAAGATCTGACCAGGCTTGAGGATATCCTGGTTGAAATTCGAAAAAAAGCTCGTTCTCTTGAAATTCAGGCACAAAAAGCGGAGAAGGCAAAAAAACTAAAGAAAGAGCTTGAACATCTCGACAAGGCCTACACACTTCACGAATATAAAGCGATTAAAGAAGAGCTCGATCCGCTTGATACAAAAATTAAAAATGCTGAAAAAGAGAAAGTCGAAATTGCTGACCGCCTGAAAGAACTTGAAGCTGATGAGGAAAAAGCACGGACAAAACTTCTGGAAAAAGAACGAAATGAATCCGAAGCAAAACGCCGTGTCAGCCAGTTAAGTTCTGCAATTCGTGAACTGGAAACCAGCCTTCAGATTACAAACGAGAAGATCAGCAATGAAGAAGGCGTTATCAATCAGTACGAATCGGACATTGAACAGAGCCGGGTTGATATCAAAGAGCTTGCAGAACTGAAGAAAAGCAATGAAACCAAACTCGAAAAGCTCACTGAGGAGAAAGACAGATCGGAAAGAGCATTAAGTGATTCGAAGGAAAAATTTTCTGGTATCCAGCAGAAGTATACGAAGGTTCGGCATGAACTGTATGAATTGGAAATTGAGATTAGTGACGTCAACCAGAAGCTGACCAACCTGCAGTCGAACCGAATAAAGCTGGAATCGCGGCTGGAAAACAGCGAGGACGACCAGGACCGTATCGATCAGGATATCGCAAATATTGAAAAAGAAATTCGTACAGCAAAGGAAAAACTTGAAGAAGCGCGAAAGCAGTCCGAAAAAATGAACTTCCGGATTGATGAACTGGAAGAACAGCTTCAGACATCCACCTCATCAAAGAGCGAGTTAGAAGAAAAACGGGAATCTCTGCGGGAAGAACTTCGGTCTGTAAAAAGTAAAAAAGATGCCGTTTCATCTGAAATTTCCCTTCTTCAGGGAATTGCGGAATCCAACGAAGCGATGCCGGCTTCCGTGAGTTATCTGATTGAAAATCACAAAAACGAATTCAAGCTTTTAAAACCTGTTGGTGAGCTGCTTCAAACCGCAGAAGAATATGCGCCAGCACTGGATACAGCACTCGGTGATGCCGTCAATTTTATCGTTACTGAATCGCTGGAGGAAGCCATTCGGGCATCAGAAATTCTAAAAGAGAATGATAAAGGCCGGGCAACTTTCATTCCGCTGGCTGAACTGAATGATTCGTATCCTGCGGAATCTGGTTCCATCGTGGAACATGTTTGGTTTGATGATGAGTACAAACCTGTGGCACAACTTCTTCTTGGAAGTGTGTTGATTTCTGACAGTATTGAAGAAGGAGTAAAACTGCTGAAAAAATCAGGTACTTCGGCCGTTACTTCCACCGGTGACCTGATCACGTCTGACCGTATTTTGAAAAGTGGAAGCAAGAATAAACAAGCCGGAATTCGTCTCGGTCTTCAGGATAAACTCAACAAGCTTAAAAAGAAAGAGTATAATCTTGAAGCAAGCCTGGTTTCAAAAGAAGATTCGCTGGATGAAATCAACCGTGATCTAGAGCGCATTGATTTGGATTCTATTCGCCAATCTATCCGCGATCTTCAAAAAACAAACCGCGAGCTTGATCAGCAGGTAAGCCGGTATCAGTCCAGTATTCAGGTGTATGGGAAGAATATTGGGGATCTTCAGAACCGAAAGGATAAACTTGCGGGCAATCGCGATATGGCGATTGAAGAACTGGAAAATCTTCAGCCCAAACAGAAAGAGTTTCAAAGGAAGATAACGGAGCTGGATCAACAGCAAAAAGAGAAGAAAGAAACTCTCCAGAATCTTGAAGAAGAACGGGCCATTGCCCAAAACCGGTATAATGATGCCCAACTGAAACACCAGGATCTGTCGAACAAAACCGATAACCTGATCAAGGATATTGAGCGTGCAGAATCCGGCATCGAAAACATGAAAAGCCGCCAGGAAAGCCGAAGCGAGCTGCTTGGTCAAAGTAAAGAGAAGATTGCCGGATACCGTTCTTCCATCAAAGAAACGGAAGCCAATCTCGGAAAAGCTAAAACACAAAAAAAAGAAGCTGACGAAAAACTGTCCATTGCTGAAGAAGAGAGCAGCAGGCAGCGTGGCAAGATCAATGAAGTTGAAAAGGAGTTAAAAGAACTTCGAAAACGGAAGGAGGTCAATCTCGAATTGGTTCACCATTTGACGATGGCCAAAGAAAAGTTTGAATTAAAAGCGGAGGGTTTATCCGATCACATCTGGGAAACCTACGAGATTTTGATGGATCAGTTGGGTGAAGAGCTTCCGGCCGATATGGAGCCTGAGGAGGCCAAATCCCGTGTGACAACGCTTCGCCAGAAATTGCACCGAATCGGGGATGTCAACCCGCTTGCGATTGAGGAATTCCGTGAAGAGAAAGAGCGACTTGAGTTTCACGAAGAGCAGATTACCGATCTTCATGAAGCCGAAAAAGAGATGCGCGAAACGATTGCTGAAATCAACGAAACGGCTACGGAACGTTTTAATAAAACATTTGAGCAGATTCGGGAAAACTTTAAAAATGTTTTCAGCACGCTTTTCCACGAAGACGATTTCTGTGATTTGGTGATCCAGGAAGATCCGGAAGATCCGTTGGAAGCAAAAATTGAGATTCGTGCCAATCCGAAA
Proteins encoded in this region:
- the smc gene encoding chromosome segregation protein SMC, with the protein product MYISDLELHGFKSFAHKTHVKFDNGITAIVGPNGCGKSNIVDALRWVLGEQRPTLLRSSSMSNVIFNGTAQKKALGMADVSLTFVNNKGVLPVEYSELTITRRLYRSGDSEYLINNTPCRLKDIMELFMDTGMSSDAYSVIELKMVEEILNDRNNDRRRLFEEAAGVTRYKEKRKQTLRKLDETMKDLTRLEDILVEIRKKARSLEIQAQKAEKAKKLKKELEHLDKAYTLHEYKAIKEELDPLDTKIKNAEKEKVEIADRLKELEADEEKARTKLLEKERNESEAKRRVSQLSSAIRELETSLQITNEKISNEEGVINQYESDIEQSRVDIKELAELKKSNETKLEKLTEEKDRSERALSDSKEKFSGIQQKYTKVRHELYELEIEISDVNQKLTNLQSNRIKLESRLENSEDDQDRIDQDIANIEKEIRTAKEKLEEARKQSEKMNFRIDELEEQLQTSTSSKSELEEKRESLREELRSVKSKKDAVSSEISLLQGIAESNEAMPASVSYLIENHKNEFKLLKPVGELLQTAEEYAPALDTALGDAVNFIVTESLEEAIRASEILKENDKGRATFIPLAELNDSYPAESGSIVEHVWFDDEYKPVAQLLLGSVLISDSIEEGVKLLKKSGTSAVTSTGDLITSDRILKSGSKNKQAGIRLGLQDKLNKLKKKEYNLEASLVSKEDSLDEINRDLERIDLDSIRQSIRDLQKTNRELDQQVSRYQSSIQVYGKNIGDLQNRKDKLAGNRDMAIEELENLQPKQKEFQRKITELDQQQKEKKETLQNLEEERAIAQNRYNDAQLKHQDLSNKTDNLIKDIERAESGIENMKSRQESRSELLGQSKEKIAGYRSSIKETEANLGKAKTQKKEADEKLSIAEEESSRQRGKINEVEKELKELRKRKEVNLELVHHLTMAKEKFELKAEGLSDHIWETYEILMDQLGEELPADMEPEEAKSRVTTLRQKLHRIGDVNPLAIEEFREEKERLEFHEEQITDLHEAEKEMRETIAEINETATERFNKTFEQIRENFKNVFSTLFHEDDFCDLVIQEDPEDPLEAKIEIRANPKGKRPSSINQLSGGEKTLTAIALLFAIYLVKPSPFCVLDEVDAPLDDANIERFSSMIKTFSKETQFIIITHNKKTMSKAEMMYGVTMPETGVSRLVGVKLDEVETV